A single region of the Macrobrachium rosenbergii isolate ZJJX-2024 chromosome 5, ASM4041242v1, whole genome shotgun sequence genome encodes:
- the LOC136838726 gene encoding uncharacterized protein isoform X1, whose translation MLTFSDAHNPAHRQSVTVVRRLKTRISLGRPKDLIIKCLLTLSAIKLPFKSRVTGTKMQKIPALILGLFFVFSVAQGKPIDWSDILKSTFEFTRSQLYVQGDMELLDHYCIYKRTGYFYKWELHYKAEVRCPGWTNIIGTAKNHKNPTTAEREATVDFVRKVIAAGIVTEEEALPWFV comes from the exons ATGTTGACATTTAGTGATGCTCACAATCCAGCACATCGTCAGTCTGTGACGGTCGTCCGTCGGTTGAAGACTCGTATCTCTCTTGGAAGACCGAAGGATTTAATTATCAAGT GTTTGCTCACTTTGTCTGCGATTAAACTTCCTTTTAAAAGTCGCGTGACTGGTACCAAGATGCAGAAGATCCCAGCGTTGATTCTGGGCCTTTTTTTCGTCTTCTCCGTGGCCCAGGGGAAGCCTATAGATTGGTCAGACATCTTAAAGTCTACTTTCGAGTTCACCAGAAG TCAGTTGTATGTCCAGGGAGACATGGAACTCCTGGACCATTACTGCATATACAAGAGGACTGGCTACTTCTACAAGTGGGAGTTGCATTACAAAGCAGAAGTGAGGTGCCCAGGCTGGACTAACATCATCGGCACTG CAAAGAACCACAAGAACCCAACGACGGCCGAGAGAGAAGCTACGGTGGACTTTGTTCGAAAAGTGATCGCTGCAGGCATAGTGACGGAGGAAGAGGCACTGCCCTGGTTTGTGTGA
- the LOC136838726 gene encoding anti-lipopolysaccharide factor-like isoform X2, translating into MQKIPALILGLFFVFSVAQGKPIDWSDILKSTFEFTRSQLYVQGDMELLDHYCIYKRTGYFYKWELHYKAEVRCPGWTNIIGTAKNHKNPTTAEREATVDFVRKVIAAGIVTEEEALPWFV; encoded by the exons ATGCAGAAGATCCCAGCGTTGATTCTGGGCCTTTTTTTCGTCTTCTCCGTGGCCCAGGGGAAGCCTATAGATTGGTCAGACATCTTAAAGTCTACTTTCGAGTTCACCAGAAG TCAGTTGTATGTCCAGGGAGACATGGAACTCCTGGACCATTACTGCATATACAAGAGGACTGGCTACTTCTACAAGTGGGAGTTGCATTACAAAGCAGAAGTGAGGTGCCCAGGCTGGACTAACATCATCGGCACTG CAAAGAACCACAAGAACCCAACGACGGCCGAGAGAGAAGCTACGGTGGACTTTGTTCGAAAAGTGATCGCTGCAGGCATAGTGACGGAGGAAGAGGCACTGCCCTGGTTTGTGTGA